Part of the Sinomonas atrocyanea genome is shown below.
AACGCCTGGACTGATTCCGGCAGCATGGGCCGACTCCTTCCGCGCAGGGTCCCTCCCCAGCCACGATGCTAGGCGGGGGAACCGCGGGAGGGGAGGGGCGGCGTCGTGCGCGGCTCAGGCCCGCCGCGGCGAGGCGCCGCGGGTGCGGATCGCGAGGAAGCCCGAGGCGACCATGACCACGAGCGCGCCGAGGACGAGCGCGAGCGGCGCCTGCCAGTTGCCCGCCGCCTCGTGGAGGCCGCCCATGATGATGGGGCCGGTCGAGGCGACCGCGTAGCCGACGGACTGGATGAGCGCCGTCATCCGGCGGTTCTCGTCGAGCGAGCGGGCCCGGTTGATGACCACGGTGAACACGACGGTGAACGTGCCGCCCTGGGCGATTCCGCCCAGCACCGCCCACAGGACCCACAGGCCGGGCGCCAGGAGCAGCCCGGCGGGGAGCACGACCCAGCACGCCGCCACGAGGGCGAACAGGCGCATCGGTCCCCACCCGAACAGGTGGGCCAGGGCCGGGACCAGCAGGGGGCCCGCGATGGCGAACACCTGCAGGAGGCTTGCGCCGAGGCCGGCGCCGGACGGGGTCATCCCCTGGGTCTGGACCAGGTAGCTGGGCAGCCACAGGGTCATGGCGTAGTAGCCCACATTGTGCAGGGCGAAGGTCACGGTGAACAGCCACATCATGCGCCGGTTGGCGGGGCTGATGCCGGGCGCCGGGGCGAGGGGAAGCGGGCCGGTCTCAGTTCCGGGCTGTGCCTGCGCCGCCTTGAGCTCCGCCCGGCGCCGCAGGGCCTCCTTGGCGAGCCGGCCGGGGAAGTCGGCGTCGGACCAGCGGGGGCCGTCCTTGCCCGGCGGGAAGACGAAGAACCAGGCGCCCGCCGCGATGGCCGTGAGGCCGAGCCACGAGACGAGCGAGCCCTGCCAGCCGATCGCCGCGGCGAGGGGAGCGGTGAGCGCGGACGCGAGGGTGGTGCCGACGTTCACGGCCGCGGTCGTGACCCCGGTCATGAGCGCCGCGCGGAGGGGGAAGTCGCGCCCCACGAGCAGCGGCGTGGCCACGTTGACGATCGTCATCGCCATGCCGATCACCACGGTGCCGAGCAGCGCCCCGGGCGCGCCCCCGAACGAGCGGATGGCGACGCCCGCGGCCAGGCCGCCGAAGAAGTACAGGACCGCGTGGTTGATGCCGATCCTGCCCATGAGCCACGCCGCGGCCGGGGTCACGAGCCCGAAGCACAGCACGGGGATCGAGGCGAGGAGGCCGACGACCGCGGAGCTCAGGCCCGTGTCGCGCTGGATGTCGCCCAGCACGGGGCCGAGGGCGACCACGGGGGCCCGGGAATTGAGGGACATGAGGCCGACGGCGATCAGTGCCAGCGCCGCGGTGCGGCTGATCCGGCGGGTCACGGGTGGTCCTTTCGGCAGGGGAGGGAGCTCCTTCACCTTCTCACGCCGCGCGCCGGCGGGAGCGGAGCGTGACGCCATGACCGGACAAATACTGACCCTGAGAAGTTTGTCAGGACAAAGTATTGCCTGCGTGGCCGGGGAGGAGTACGGTCTATTTGTTAGGACAAACTATCACCGAAAGGGACCCGTTCATGCCTCTCGTCCGCATCGACGTCGCCGCAGGCCGCACCCCCGAACAGCTCGCACGCATCAGCCGGGCCATCCACGAGGCCATCCTCGCCGAGTACCGCATCCCCGAGCGCGACTACTTCCACATCGTCACCGAGCACGCTCCCGGCCAGATCGTGGCGCAGGACGCGGGCCTGGGCTTCGAGCGCTCCAGCGGCGTGGTCATGGTCCAGATCTTCACGCAGGGCGGTCGGAGCCAGGAGGCCAAGGGGGCGCTCTTCGCGGCCGTGGCCCGCAACCTCGGCGACGCCGGCGTCGCCGGGGAGGACGTGTTCATCGGCTACGTCGAGAACACTGCCGGCGACTGGTCCTTCGGGTTCGGCCGCGCGCAGTATGTCACCGGAGAGCTGGCGGTCCCGGCCCGGTGATGCCCCGTCCTGTGTATGGCAAGTTGTCAGTACAAACCTTTGACAGGACATTAAATCTGTAGCAGAGTGGACCTGTGGCCGACGCCACAGGCAGCGAAGCCGGCCCGGCACCCGGGCGCATGAGGAAAGGCACCGCGAAGTGACCTACGACGTTCTCACGATGGGGCGCATCAGCGTCGACATCTACCCCAATGACATCGGCGTCGGCCTGGCGGACGTGACGAGCTTCGGAAAGTACTTGGGCGGCTCGCCGTCGAACGTCGCCGTCGCCGCCGCGCGCCACGGCCGCGCCACCGCCGTGGTGACCCGCACCGGCGATGACCCGTTCGGCGAGTACCTCCACCGCGAGCTGGCGAAGTTCGGCGTGGACGACCGGTTCGTGACCCCTGTCGCCGGCCTGCAGACCCCAGCGACGTTCTGCGCGATCATGCCGGCCACGCACGAGTTCCCGCTCTACTTCTACGGCCGCTTCCCCACGGCCCCGGACCTGCAGATCCGGGCCGAGGAACTCGACCTCGAGGCGATCAGGGACGCGAGGATCTTCTGGTCCACCGTGACGGGCCTGTGCCAGGAGCCCAGCCGCTCCGCGCACATCGCCGCCCACGAGGCCCGCCCCCGCACCGGGCTCGCCGAGGGCCAGTTCACCGTCCTCGACCTCGACTACCGCCCCATGTTCTGGGATTCCGAGGACGCCGCCCGCGAGCAGGTCGCCAGGGTCCTGCCGCACGTGACGGTCGCGATCGGCAACGAGGAGGAGTGCGCGGTCGCCGTAGGCCACGGCACCCCGGACGAGCAGGCGGACCGCCTCATCGCCGCGGGCGTCGAGATCGCCGTGGTCAAGCTCGGCCCCGAGGGCGTCATGGCCAAGACGCGTTCCGAGCGCGTGGTCTCCGCCCCCGTCCCCGTCGAGACGCTCAACGGCCTCGGCGCCGGCGACTCGTTCGGCGGGGCGTTCTGCCACGGCCTGCTGGCCGGCTGGCCGCTGGCCCAGGTCCTCGACTACGCCAACGCCGCCGGCGCGATCGTCGCCTCACGGCTCTCGTGCGCCGACGCGATGCCGACGCCGGCCGAGGTCACCTCGCTGCTGGCCGAACGCGGCCGGCTCGTCCCCGAGGCGGTGGCCCGGTGAGCGCCGCGACCGAGACGAACGCCGCCGGAGCGGCAACGCTGCGGGAAGCGCACGACGACGATCCCCGCCGCTACGAGCACCTGACCAAGATCCGGCTCGAGGATCCCCAGGCGATCGCCCGCGCCGCCAAGGCGCGCCGCCGCCACCCCGGGCCCGTGCTCGGCAAGCAGAACTTCATCGTCGCGGCGGACCACCCGGCCCGCGGGGCCCTCGCCGCGCAGGGCCGCCGCGAGGCGATGGCGGACCGGCGGGAGCTGCTCGACCGGCTCCAGATCGCCCTGGCCAACCCGGCCGTGGACGGCGTGCTGGCCAGCCCGGACATCATGGACGACCTCCTGCTCCTGGGCGCGCTCGAGGGCAAGCTCCTCTTCGGGTCGATGAACCGCGGCGGCCTGGCAGGGTTCGTCAACGAGCTTGACGACCGCTTCACCGGCCACACCGCCGAGGCCCTCGAGGCCCTCGGCGCGGACGGCGGCAAGATGCTGACCCGCATCGCGCTCGGCGACCCGGCCACGGCCTCCATCCTCGAGAACACGGCGAAGGCGATCGACGCGCTGGCCGCCCACGGCCTCATCGCGATGGTCGAGCCCTTCCTCTCGGGCTGGGTGGATGGAAAGGTCGTCAACGACCTCTCCCCGGAGTCCGTCATCAAGTCGGTCGCCATCGCGGAGGGCCTCGGTTCCACGAGCGCGTACACGTGGATGAAGCTGCCCGTCGTGGCGGAGATGGAGCGCGTCATGGCCGCGACCACCATGCCCACCGTCCTCCTCGGCGGCGACCCGACCGGGCACCAGGACGAGGTCTTCGCCTCCTGGGGCGCGGCGCTGGCCCTCCCCGGCGTCCAGGGCCTGACCGTGGGCCGGACCCTGCTGTACCCGGCCGATGGCGACGTGGCCGGAGCCGTCGCAGCCGCGGCCTCGCTGCTGCACACCGACGAGATCAAGCCGAAGGAGGCTTCCCAGTGAGCACCACCCGCAGGATGACCGTCGCCCAGGCGGTCGTCGAGTTCCTCGGCCGCCAGTACACGGTCGACTCCGTCGGCGGCCCGGGCGGCGGGGCTTACCGCGGCCGGCTCATCCCCGGCATGTTCGGCATCTTCGGGCACGGCAACGTGGCCGGCGTGGGACAGGCCCTCAAGCAGTGGCAGGTCGCCGACCCGGCCCTGATGCCGTACTACCAAGGCCGCAACGAGCAGGCCCAGGCCCACCAGGCCGTCGGCTACGCCCGCCACACCCGCCGCCGCCAGACCTTCGCGGTCTCGACCTCGATCGGCCCGGGCTCGTCGAATCTGCTCACCGGCGCGGCCCTCGCCACGGCGAACCGCCTGCCGGCCCTGCTCCTGCCCTCGGACACGTTCGCGACCCGCGCCGCGGACCCGGTCCTGCAGCAGCTCGAGCAGCCGCACGGCTACGACATCACCGTCAACGACGCGTTCCGGCCGCTCTCGAAGTACTTCGACCGCGTGAACCGGCCCGAGCAGCTCTTCTCGGCCCTCCTGCACGGCCTGCGTGTGCTCACCGATCCGGCCGAGACCGGCGCCGTGACCATCGCCCTGCCGCAGGACGTCCAGGCAGAGGTCTTCGACGTCCCCGAGGAGTTCCTCGCCGAGCGCGAGTGGCGCATCCGACGCCCCGAGCCCGAGGCGGAGGACATCGCCGAGGCCGCCCGCCGCATCCGCGCCGCCGAGCGCCCGGTCATCATCGCCGGCGGCGGCGTGCTGTACGCGTTCGCCACCGAGCAGCTGCGCGCGTTCGCCGAGGCCACCGGCATCCCGGTCGGGTGGACCCAGGCCGGCGTCGGCTCCCTCGCGTGGGACCACCCGCAGGCCCTCGGCGCGGTCGGCTCCACCGGCACGACGGCGGCCAATGCCCTCGTGCGGGACGCCGACCTCGTCATCGGCATCGGCACCCGCTACGAGGACTTCACCACCGCCTCCCGCACCGCGTTCCAGGCCCCCGGCGTGAAGTTCGTGAACATCAACGTCGCCCCGATCGACGCCTACAAGCACGGCACCTCGCTGCCGATCGTCGCCGACGCCCGCAAGGCGCTCGCCGCGCTCACGACGGCGCTCGGCGGCTACCGCGTCGGAGGCGAGCTCGAGCGCGTGGTCGCCGACGAGAAGGCCCGCTGGGACGACACGGTGGACGCCGCGTTCGCCGAGGACCACCAGCCCCTGGTGTCCCAGAACGCGATCATCGGCGCGGTCAACCGCGCGATGGACCCGCGCGACGTCGTGATCTGCGCCGCGGGCTCCCTCCCGGGCGACCTGCACAAGATGTGGCGCATCCGCGACCCGTTCGGCTACCACGTCGAGTACGCGTACTCCTGCATGGGCTACGAGATCCCCGGCGGCCTCGGCGTCAAGCGCGCTGCCCTCGACGCCGCGGCACGCCCCAGTGCGGAAGGCGGGGAGGAGAACCGCGACGTCGTCGTCATGGTCGGCGACGGCTCCTACCTCATGATGCACACCGAGCTCGTCACCGCCGTGGCGGAGGGCATCAAGCTCATCACCGTGCTCATCCAGAACCACGGCTACGCCTCCATCGGCGCGCTGTCCGAGCAGCTCGGTTCGCAGCGCTTCGGCACCAAGTACCGCACGCTGGACCACGAGCACCACACGTTCGACGACGGCGAGAAGCTCCCGATCGACCTCGCCACGAACGCCGAGAGCCTCGGCGTCACCGTGTACCGGATCGAGCCGGGGCCCAACGCGATCGCCGACCTCGAGGCTGCGATCGGCAAGGCCAAGGCGGCCCCCGAGGGCAGCGGCCCGATCGTGATCCACATCGAGTCCGATCCGCTGGTGGACGCCCCCAGCTCCGAGTCCTGGTGGGACGTGCCCGTCTCCGGCGCCTCCGAGCTCGAGTCCACCAAGGCGGCCTTCGCCACCTACGTCGACCACAAGTCCCGCCAGCGGCCCCTCATCGGCTGACCCCGGCATCCGCTCACGTCACATCAGGAGTACACCGTCATGACTGTCAAGACCATTCCGCATTTCCTCAACGGCGAGGAGACCCAGGGCGTCGGCGAGCGGACGCAGCCGGTGTTCAACCCGGCCACGGGGGAGCAGACGGGCGAGCTGCGCCTGGCGGACGCGGCCGACCTGGAGGCCGCGGTCGCGAACGCCCGCAAGGCCGCCGAGTCCTGGGGGGAGGTCTCCCTGTCCCGGCGGACCGCGGTGCTGTTCAGGTTCCGCGAGCTGGTCGCCGCCCACGTGGAGGACCTCGCGGCCCTGGTCACGGCCGAGCACGGCAAGGTGATCTCCGACGCCAAGGGCGAGATCGGCCGCGGCCTGGAGGTCATCGAGTTCGCCTGCGGCATCCCGCAGCTGCTCAAGGGCGCCTACTCCGACCAGGCCTCCACCGGCATCGACGTCTTCTCCTACCGCCAGCCCGTCGGCGTCGTCGCGGGCATCACCCCGTTCAACTTCCCCGTCATGGTCCCGCTGTGGATGGCCCCGGTCGCGATCGCCACCGGCAACGCCTTCATCCTCAAGCCGTCCGAGCGGGACCCCTCCGCCTCCCTGCTGCTCGCGCGGCTGTGGACCGAGGCCGGCCTGCCGGACGGGGTCTTCCAGGTCCTGCACGGCGGGAAGGAGACCGTCGACGGGCTCCTGACCCACCCCGACGTCGACGCGATCTCCTTCGTGGGCTCGACCCCGATCGCGAAGTACGTCCACGAGACCGCGACCGCGCACGGCAAGCGCGTCCAGGCCCTGGGCGGGGCGAAGAACCACGCGATCATCCTCCCGGACGCGGACATGGACAACGCCGCCGACCACCTCGCCGCCGCCGCGTTCGGCTCCGCCGGGGAGCGGTGCATGGCCATCTCCGTCGCCGTGGCCGTCGGGGAGGCCGCCGACGCCCTCGTGGGCAAGGTCGCCGACCGCGCCCAGGCCGTCCAGGTCGCCGAGGGCACCGAGCCGGACGCGGAGATGGGCCCGATCATCACCGCCGCCTCCAGGGACCGGATGGCCTCCATCGTCACCGCCGCGGCCGACGCCGGCGCCGCCCTGGTCGTGGACGGGCGGGAGTTCACCGTCCCCGGCAAGGAGGGCGGGAACTGGTTCGGGCCCACCGTGCTCGACCAGGTCGGCACGGACATGGAGGCCTACACCGAGGAGATCTTCGGCCCGGTCCTGTCCGTGGTCCGGGTCGAGACGGTCGAGGAGGCCATCGAGCTGATCAACGCCAACCCCTACGGCAACGGCACCGCGATCTTCACCTCCTCCGGCTCCAACGCCCGCAAGTTCCACCGCGGTGTGCACGTGGGCATGATCGGGGTCAACGTCCCCATCCCCGTCCCGGTCGCCTACCACTCCTTCGGCGGCTGGAAGAACTCCCTCTTCGGCGACAAGCACATCTACGGCGAAGAAGGCGTCGCCTTCTACACCCGCGCCAAAGTCATCACCCAGCGCTGGCCCGAACCCACCCACGCCTCCGGCGCCACCTACAACTTCCCCTCCAACTAGACCCACCCGCACGGAGCAGAGACATGACTGAGAACACGCTCATCATCGGCACCGCGCCGGATTCCTGGGGCGTCTGGTTCGCCGACGACCCAAAGCAGACCCCCTGGGAGCGCTTCCTGGACGAGGTGGCCGAGGCCGGCTACCGCTGGATCGAACTGGGCCCCTACGGCTACCTCCCCACCGATCCGTCCCGCCTCGCGGACGAGCTCAAGGCCCGCAACCTCCAGGTGTCGGCCGGCACGGTGTTCACGGCCTTCCACCGGGGACGCGACCAGTGGGAGGAGGCGTGGGCGCCGGCCCGCCAGGTCGCCGAGCTCACCGCGGCGATGGGCGGCGAGCACATCGTCGTCATCCCGGCGATGTGGCGCGACGACGTCACGGGCGAGGCGGTCGAGAACGAGGTCCTCACCCCCGAGCAGTGGGACTCCCTGTTCACGGGCCACGACGAGCTGGGGCGCCGCCTGTCCGAGCAGTTCGGCCTCAGGCAGCAGTTCCACTCCCACGCGGACTCCCACGTCCAGGGGCAGGCGGACATCGAGAGGCTGCTCGAGAACACCGATCCCGGGCTGCTCTCCCTGTGCCTGGACACGGGCCACGCGGAGTACGGCGGCGCGAACAGCGTGGACCTCATCCGCAAGTACCCCGAGCGCATCGGCTACCTCCACCTGAAGCAGATCGACCCGGACGTCCTCGTAAGGGTCCGCGCCGAGAACATGACCTGGGCGGCGGCCAACACCGCCGGCGTCATGGCCGAGCCGCCGTCGGGGCTGCCCGACCTGCGCGAGGTCATCGAGGCGGTCGAGGCGCTCGACCGCCCCATCTTCGGCATCGTCGAGCAGGACATGTACCCGGTGGCGTTCGACGTCCCGCTCCCGATCGCCAAGCGCACCCGCAACTACCTCCTCTCGTGCGGTTCCCGCACGCGAGTCTGACTGAGAAAGGCACATTCCATGGCTGAGAACCTGCGCGTCGCCGTCATCGGCGCCGGCCGCATGGGCGCGGACCACATCCACCGCCTCCACACGCGCATCCACGGCGCCGAGGTGGCCGCGGTGGTCGACATCGACCTTGATCGGGCCCAGGCCGCGATCGCGGAGATCCCGGGGGCGAAGGCCTATGCCACCGCCGCCGAGGCCTACGAGTCCGGCGACGTCAACGCCGTCCTCATTGCCACCCCCGGCTTCCTCCACGAGGCCGCCCTCCTCGAGGCGCTCGAGCGGGACATCCCCATCCTGTGCGAGAAGCCGCTGACCCCGGACGCCGCGTCCGCCTGGAAGATCGTCGAGGCCGAGCAGAAGCTGGGCCGCCAGCGCATCCAGGTCGGCTTCATGCGCCGCTTCGACGCCGAGTACGCGGCACTCGGCGGCATGGTCCGCTCGGGGGAGCTCGGCGAACTGCTCATGCTCCACTGCAGGCACCGCAACCCCGACACCCCTCCGGGCTTCACCAACGAGATGCTCATCAACGACTCCGTGGTGCACGAGTTCGACGTGATCCGGTACCTCACCGGCGAGGAGATCACCTCGGTGCAGGTGCGCCTGGGCAAGGCCACGTCGAAGGCGCCCTCGGGCCAGCACGACCCGCAGCACGTCCTGATCGACACCGCCTCCGGCGTCCTGGTCGACGTCGAGATCTTCGTCAACGCCCAGTTCGGCTACGAGGTGGCCACGCAGGCCGCCTTCGAGGACGGCATCGTGGACATCGGCGCCGACGCCGGACCGTACGTCCGCCGCGCCGGCCGGTGGGGCGGGCAGGTCACGCCGAGCTTCATCGAGCGCTTCGGCACGGCCTATGACGTCGAGGTCCAGTCCTGGGTCGACGCGGCGCTCCGCGGCGAGATCGGCGGCCCGTCGGCGTGGGACGGCTACGCGACCGCTGCCTGCTGCGAGGCGGGAGTCGAGGCGCAGAAGAGCGGCGAGCGGGTCGCCGTCGTCCTCAACGAGAAGCCGGCGCTGTACGCGGGCGGCGCGCCGAGGGCCGCGCAGTGAAGCTCGCCCTCGACCCCACGCCGTTCCACGCGACGCACTCGCTGCTCGAGTTCCCGGCCCTTGCGGCCGAGCTCGGGTACGAGTACCTCCAGATGACGCCCCACCGGGACTTCATCCCCTTCTTCACGCATCCGAAGGCCGACGACGAACTCGTGCGCGAGTTCCGCAAGGCCTGCGCAGACGCCCGCGTGCAGGTGGCCTCCGTCCTCCCGGTCCTGCGCTGGTCCGGGCCGGACGAGACGCTGCGCGAGGCCGCCGTGCGGTACTGGAAGCGCGCCATCCGGATCACGGCGGACCTCGGCTGCACCCAGATGAACACCGAGTTCTCCGGGCGCCCCGAGAAGCCGGAGGAGTCCGAGGCCTGCTTCTACAAGTCCATGGAGGAGCTCCTGCCGGTCTTCGAGCGCGAGGGCGTCCACGTGGCGATCGATCCGCACCCGGACGACTTCGTCGAGGAGGGCCTGGCCGCGCTGCGTGTGATCCGGGGCCTCAACTCCCCGAACGTCGGCATGGTCTACGTCGCCTCGCACACCTTCCACATGAAGGACGAGCCGCTGCAGATCATGCGCGCCGCGGGAGAGCGGATCCGGGTAGTGCACGTCTCCGACACCATGGACCACCACGCCTCCCACGGCCTGCGGTACATCACGAACCCGCCGGGCAACGACGTGCGCGTGCACCAGCACCTCAGGATCGGCGACGGCGACGTCAACTGGGACGAGTTCTTCGGCGGCCTGGCCGAGATCGGCTTCCTGGACCGCGAGGACACCGTCATGGTCTCGAGCGTCTTCGCCGAGAACGAGAACGCAGCCGAGGTCTCCCGCTACCAGCTCGCCCAGATGGCCGAGCGTTCCGGGCGTGCCCGCGCGGCGCGTGCCGGGGAGCCGGCCCGCGCGCACGCGTAGGGCACTCCCAACGAGCAGAAGGGCCAGGCCCGGGCACCGCCCCGGGCCTGGCCCTTCTGCTGTCACCGCCGTGGTTTGGGGGAGGCTCGGTATCGGGTAACGGCGCTGCCAGGGGAACGGAACGAGCGGAGGATGACCATGAACGGCATGACGAAGAAGGCCCTGGGCGCGGGATTCGCGGGAGTGGCAGCGCTGGCGCTGGCTGCCTGCTCGGGCGGGGGCGGCACGTCCGCCAGCCCAAGCGGGAGCGCGAGCCCCTCGGCGAGCCCGAGCGCGAAGGTCTACAGCGACTCGGACCTTCAGGCCCTGGTCTCCGGGCTGAAGGACTCGGACGGGAACGACCTCAAGCCCTACTCGAAGGACCAGGTCACCACGGGCAAGGACCTCGGGAAGGTGCTGCTCAGCACCGCGACCGTGGATCCCAGCGACTGCAAGTCGATTGCGACGGCCGGCCTGGTCAACAGCGTGGACAGCGGCTCCGTGGCGGTGGCCATCTCGGACAGCCAGAAGCCGCGGACGGTCTCGGCCCAGTCCGGGTCGCAGGGCCCCGACGCGCAGCAGGTCCTGAAGGACATCGAGGGCAAGATGGGCACCTGCGCCAAGTTCACGGTGTCCGCGCTGGGCCAGAAGGTCACGGTCGCGAGCAAGCAGCTCCAGGCCACGACGGATGCCGCCGAGACCTTCGGCACGGTCAGCACCCGCGGCGACAACAGCTCGGACATGCTCATGCAGGTTTCCGGCGCCCAGGGCAGGCTGCTCGTCGTCGCCACCAAGAGCGGCGGCAACCTCGGCGACACCGACCAGCATGAGCTCGAGGGCCTCGTGAACGACGTGCTGCACAAGGCCACCGGGTCCTCCACCGCGAGCCCGACTTCGGGCATGACCAGTTCGTCGTCGTCGACGTCCGGCACCACCGAGTCCAGCAGCCCGAGCTCCTCGAGCTCGCCGAGCAGCTCGGAGACCTCGGGCATGTCGTCGGGCACCTCGTCGAGCGCGAGCCCGTCTGCCTCGTAGCCTTCCTCGACGAGGTCGCCGAGGCCGGCTACCGCTGGATCGAGCTCGGCCCGTACGGCTACCTCCCCACGGACCCGTCCCGCACGATGCAGGAGTACGCGGCCCGTGCGGCGCGCTGACGGTCGGCTGCTCGGGCGACGCACGACGGCGGGTGCCTGGCCCAGGCGAGCCGGGTGCCCGCCGTCGCACGTCGTGATCAGCCGAGCGGGCGGACCCGGAGCCAGAAGTACTCCTGAGGCGGGATCGTCAGGCCCGCGGCGAGGTGGACGGCGGCGCCGGTGGCAAGGTCGGTGCCCTCGGGCTCGAAGCCGGACAACGTGCGGGCGGACACGCACTGGGCCCGGTCGCTGAAGTTCGCCAGGGCGAGGACGGCGGTGCCCTCGCCGGGGCGCTGGTAGCCGAGGACCGACGGATTGTCGGTGCCGAAGTCGATCAGCCGCGTGCCCTCGAACTCCGGGGTGTCGGCCCTGATCCGGCGCATGTGCTCGAGCCCTGCGAAGATGGCGCCGGCGGGGGTGGACGGATCGTGCCGCTGCCCGTACGCCTCGGCGGGGTAGTGGGGCCGGTGGACCCAGCGGCTGTCTGCCCCGTGGCCGGGCTCGTCGGCGTAGCCGTAGTCGTTGAGCTGGCCGACCTCGTCGCCCAGGAAGATGAGCGGGATGCCGCCCGTGCTGAACGGCACCGAATGGGCCAGGAGGACCCGGCGGACCGCCTCCGCCGAGCCGTCCTCGAGGCCGCACAGCGACGCTGTCGTGCCCGAGATCCGGCAGTCGCCGGTCTTGGGGTTGTCCTGGAAGGGCACGCCCCGCGCGAAGCTGCCCGGGAAGCGGTTGACGTAGAAGGCGTTGAGGAACCGGCGGTGGTCGAAGCCGTTGATGCCCAGCTCGGCCGCGTCCTCGTCGGCGAACGTCCAGCCGATGTCGTCGTGGCTGCGCACGTAGTTCACCCACGCTGTCCCCTCGGGCAGATTGTGCCGCCGGTGCAGCGCCTGGGCCAGGAGCGAGACGTCCCGCGTCGCGAGGGCATCCCAGAGGAGGGCCATCTGGAGCGGGTTGTAGGAGATCTGGCATTCCGTGGGGTCAATGTACTTGACGACGTCGTCGGGGTGGACGATCGCCTCCGACTTGAATAGCAGGGACGGGGCCGCGATCCGGCACACGGCGTTGAACGCCCGCAGCAGGGTGTGCGCCTCGGGGAGGTTCTCGCAGGATGTGCCGAGCTGCTTCCAGATGAAGGCGACGGCGTCCATGCGCAGGATTTCGATGCCCTGGTTGGCCAGGAAGAGCATCTCGCGGGCCATGGCGCGGAAGACGGCGGGGTTGGAGTAGTTCAGGTCCCACTGGAAGGTGTGGAACGTGGTCCACACCCAGCGGCCGTCGGGCAGCTGGATGAACGATCCGGGGTGGTCGTCCGGGAAGATCTCCCGGACGTTCCGCTCGAACGCGTCCGGCATGGTCCGGTCGGGGAAGATCCAGTAGTAGTCCTCGAACTCCGGGCTGCCGGCCGCCGCCTGCCGGGCCCACTCGTGCTCGTCCGAGGTGTGGTTGAAGATGAAGTCGACCACGAGGCTGATGCCATGCGCGCGCAGCTGGGCGGCCAGCCCGCGCAGCTGCTCCATCGTGCCCAGCGCCGGCTTGACCTCGCGGTAGCTCGAGACGGCGTAGCCCCCGTCCGAGTTCGGCTCGGGGGCCTGGAACAGCGGCATGAGGTGCAGGTAGGTCAGGCCGAGCTCCGTGAAGTAGGGGATCCGGGCCCGGACGCCCTCCAGGTCCTCGGCGTACCGGTCGACGTAGCAGACCCCGCCGAGCATCCTCCGGGACTGGAACCAGGCCGGCTCGGCCTCCCGCGCGGCGTCGAGCGCCTTGAGGTCTGCCGGGCGGTCCTGCCAGGCCTGGGCCGACTCCCGCACGAGCAGCGCGAGCTGTTCGGCGCAGTCCTCGCGACCGCCGTAGAGCGAGCGGAACAGGACGGCGAGCGTCGGAAGGTGCTCGTCGAGCCGGCGCTCGAAGTCGGCCCACGACGGCGCTGACCGGTCCAGTGCCGGGTCGTCCCGGAGCGCCATCAGGACGTGGTCCTGGGAGGACTCTTCAGCGCTCGCGAAAATCCCCACGGCAGGTCTCCTTCGACGGTGTCCGGCTGAACCCAGCCGCGTGTGAGCCACCCTACGTGCGCGTTCGGCCGGGGCGCCAGACTCTCGCGCCGGTGCG
Proteins encoded:
- a CDS encoding MFS transporter, with amino-acid sequence MTRRISRTAALALIAVGLMSLNSRAPVVALGPVLGDIQRDTGLSSAVVGLLASIPVLCFGLVTPAAAWLMGRIGINHAVLYFFGGLAAGVAIRSFGGAPGALLGTVVIGMAMTIVNVATPLLVGRDFPLRAALMTGVTTAAVNVGTTLASALTAPLAAAIGWQGSLVSWLGLTAIAAGAWFFVFPPGKDGPRWSDADFPGRLAKEALRRRAELKAAQAQPGTETGPLPLAPAPGISPANRRMMWLFTVTFALHNVGYYAMTLWLPSYLVQTQGMTPSGAGLGASLLQVFAIAGPLLVPALAHLFGWGPMRLFALVAACWVVLPAGLLLAPGLWVLWAVLGGIAQGGTFTVVFTVVINRARSLDENRRMTALIQSVGYAVASTGPIIMGGLHEAAGNWQAPLALVLGALVVMVASGFLAIRTRGASPRRA
- a CDS encoding tautomerase family protein, with translation MPLVRIDVAAGRTPEQLARISRAIHEAILAEYRIPERDYFHIVTEHAPGQIVAQDAGLGFERSSGVVMVQIFTQGGRSQEAKGALFAAVARNLGDAGVAGEDVFIGYVENTAGDWSFGFGRAQYVTGELAVPAR
- the iolC gene encoding 5-dehydro-2-deoxygluconokinase: MTYDVLTMGRISVDIYPNDIGVGLADVTSFGKYLGGSPSNVAVAAARHGRATAVVTRTGDDPFGEYLHRELAKFGVDDRFVTPVAGLQTPATFCAIMPATHEFPLYFYGRFPTAPDLQIRAEELDLEAIRDARIFWSTVTGLCQEPSRSAHIAAHEARPRTGLAEGQFTVLDLDYRPMFWDSEDAAREQVARVLPHVTVAIGNEEECAVAVGHGTPDEQADRLIAAGVEIAVVKLGPEGVMAKTRSERVVSAPVPVETLNGLGAGDSFGGAFCHGLLAGWPLAQVLDYANAAGAIVASRLSCADAMPTPAEVTSLLAERGRLVPEAVAR
- a CDS encoding Cgl0159 family (beta/alpha)8-fold protein, with the translated sequence MREAHDDDPRRYEHLTKIRLEDPQAIARAAKARRRHPGPVLGKQNFIVAADHPARGALAAQGRREAMADRRELLDRLQIALANPAVDGVLASPDIMDDLLLLGALEGKLLFGSMNRGGLAGFVNELDDRFTGHTAEALEALGADGGKMLTRIALGDPATASILENTAKAIDALAAHGLIAMVEPFLSGWVDGKVVNDLSPESVIKSVAIAEGLGSTSAYTWMKLPVVAEMERVMAATTMPTVLLGGDPTGHQDEVFASWGAALALPGVQGLTVGRTLLYPADGDVAGAVAAAASLLHTDEIKPKEASQ
- the iolD gene encoding 3D-(3,5/4)-trihydroxycyclohexane-1,2-dione acylhydrolase (decyclizing) is translated as MTVAQAVVEFLGRQYTVDSVGGPGGGAYRGRLIPGMFGIFGHGNVAGVGQALKQWQVADPALMPYYQGRNEQAQAHQAVGYARHTRRRQTFAVSTSIGPGSSNLLTGAALATANRLPALLLPSDTFATRAADPVLQQLEQPHGYDITVNDAFRPLSKYFDRVNRPEQLFSALLHGLRVLTDPAETGAVTIALPQDVQAEVFDVPEEFLAEREWRIRRPEPEAEDIAEAARRIRAAERPVIIAGGGVLYAFATEQLRAFAEATGIPVGWTQAGVGSLAWDHPQALGAVGSTGTTAANALVRDADLVIGIGTRYEDFTTASRTAFQAPGVKFVNINVAPIDAYKHGTSLPIVADARKALAALTTALGGYRVGGELERVVADEKARWDDTVDAAFAEDHQPLVSQNAIIGAVNRAMDPRDVVICAAGSLPGDLHKMWRIRDPFGYHVEYAYSCMGYEIPGGLGVKRAALDAAARPSAEGGEENRDVVVMVGDGSYLMMHTELVTAVAEGIKLITVLIQNHGYASIGALSEQLGSQRFGTKYRTLDHEHHTFDDGEKLPIDLATNAESLGVTVYRIEPGPNAIADLEAAIGKAKAAPEGSGPIVIHIESDPLVDAPSSESWWDVPVSGASELESTKAAFATYVDHKSRQRPLIG